AATAGTCCCCTCTTTCATCGGCATCGATAGTTAATAGACCAGACGATGGTCTAAAGACCTCTCTGCACAAATCAGGATTTTGACTTGTAGTTCGATCCTTCTCTTATTCTTAGAGGTCTACCTTGCTAGTATTAAAGGTTGAGTCTACTGCCAATTATATGCGGATAAATCAGGGGATGCTACAAAAACATATCAATGTACACCCTTTTTTAAATACTACCCTTTAGAAAAATGTGCTAAACGCTTCTAGCTGTTTCTTATCCATAATATCATGATTGAACAAAGGAACGTACCATTTTTGTTGTGTTTTGAACTTTTCTTCAATTTGTTGTACATAGGCTTGTTCCATTTGTTTACGCTTTAAAAAGAATTCCCCTTCCACCTGTTGGGGTAATAATTTATTTATAATTAATGTTTTCACATAAAGCTGATGCTTGGCAAGTAATCGGATTGCCTTGTCGGTTTCTGTAATGGACAGACTTTCTGGGTTCACTACAAATATAAAACCCGTTATGTCTCCATTTAATAATAATTCTCTTGCTTTTCTAAAACGTTCTTTTCTTTCGTTGAGCACATCATAAATGGGATCTTCAATCGGTTCTCCATCATTTAGCAATTGGGTATAGTTTTTATTCGTTTTTTTCCTCCGTTGCAATAGTCCGTCTATCCACACGCCCATTAATTCTGGTAAAGTTAATAATCGAATCGTATGACCAGTCGGTGCTGTATCAACAATACATTGGTCATAATGGAGATGTTCTTCAATAATAATAGAGATAAGCTTATTAAATAACGCCGCTTCATCTGCTCCAGGTGAGGCTTTGGCGGTATCCAATTGCCGGTTCACCTCATCTGTCATAGATGGTTGTACAATACCTTTTATATTTTCCTTTACAGTGTTGATGTAAACGGTTGTTTCCTGTTCTGGATCGATTTCAATCACATCTAAATGCGTACTTACTTTTTTTATCCGTCCGCCGATTTTCTGTTCGAAAATATCTCCCAAATTATGAGCAGGGTCTGTCGAAACAAGCAATGTTTTCCGTCCTTCTCTAGCTCGTCTCCAAGCAAGTGCTGCTGCAGATGTTGACTTCCCTACTCCTCCTTTTCCGCCGATAAATACAATCTTTTTGTTGATATCTTCCATCTTCGAACACTCCTTTTTTAGCAACAACGAATCCCAGATAACGGTGACTTTTCCATCCCCATTCGCAGATGCCAATCATGAAATTTTTCCAGCATATATGGATATAATTCGAGTGTATAGTAATATACAGGATTCGGAATTCCGATCATTTCTGAATAAAGCAGTAGCAGGAAAATATCATCCTCATGCCTCAGCTC
This genomic interval from Virgibacillus pantothenticus contains the following:
- a CDS encoding ArsA family ATPase codes for the protein MEDINKKIVFIGGKGGVGKSTSAAALAWRRAREGRKTLLVSTDPAHNLGDIFEQKIGGRIKKVSTHLDVIEIDPEQETTVYINTVKENIKGIVQPSMTDEVNRQLDTAKASPGADEAALFNKLISIIIEEHLHYDQCIVDTAPTGHTIRLLTLPELMGVWIDGLLQRRKKTNKNYTQLLNDGEPIEDPIYDVLNERKERFRKARELLLNGDITGFIFVVNPESLSITETDKAIRLLAKHQLYVKTLIINKLLPQQVEGEFFLKRKQMEQAYVQQIEEKFKTQQKWYVPLFNHDIMDKKQLEAFSTFF
- a CDS encoding cory-CC-star protein, which encodes MLEQIKKLIQYYEEVISLPHRQEIARELRHEDDIFLLLLYSEMIGIPNPVYYYTLELYPYMLEKFHDWHLRMGMEKSPLSGIRCC